In the Orenia marismortui DSM 5156 genome, one interval contains:
- a CDS encoding flagellar basal body P-ring protein FlgI has translation MQILKINLLLLLMLLIISSSVLALTPNQEGINDPLVRVKDITRIKGVRDNQLIGYGLVVGLNGTGDGKSNQFTVQSVANMLNRFGIKVTSDQMSVDNVAAVMVTAKLPPFAHSGSKIDVTLSTIGDADSLQGGTLLMTPLQGPLGNEVYAVAQGPVSIGGFNGGQGGNQVRQNHTTVGRVPNGALIEKDLPTAFSDNGYIRLLLSNPNFSTAQRIADVINGNFGYTPQGSYYAEAVDAGQIDIKVPKYYKEKVVKFVSRIGQLSVRPDTEAKVIINERTGTIVMGHNVRLSKVSVAHGNLTVTISTQENVSQPNPLAEGETAVTEDTNVDVTEEDSRLMVLPKGSSIFDVVKALNAVGATPRDIIAILQAVKESGALHAKLEIM, from the coding sequence ATGCAGATACTAAAGATAAATCTTTTACTTTTGTTGATGTTGTTAATCATTAGTAGTTCAGTTCTGGCTTTAACACCTAATCAGGAAGGAATAAATGATCCCTTGGTTAGAGTCAAAGATATAACTCGAATAAAAGGTGTTAGAGATAATCAGCTGATAGGATATGGATTAGTAGTAGGATTAAATGGGACAGGTGATGGTAAAAGCAACCAATTCACAGTGCAATCTGTAGCAAATATGTTAAATCGTTTTGGGATCAAAGTTACTTCTGATCAAATGAGTGTTGATAATGTAGCGGCTGTTATGGTAACTGCTAAGCTTCCTCCTTTTGCTCATTCAGGAAGTAAAATTGATGTTACTCTATCTACTATAGGTGATGCTGATAGCTTGCAAGGAGGAACACTTTTGATGACTCCTTTACAAGGTCCACTAGGTAATGAAGTTTATGCAGTAGCTCAAGGCCCTGTATCAATTGGTGGTTTTAATGGAGGACAAGGTGGGAATCAGGTTAGACAAAATCATACTACAGTAGGTCGAGTTCCTAATGGAGCATTAATTGAAAAAGATCTTCCTACTGCTTTCTCAGATAATGGATATATTAGATTGCTTTTATCTAATCCTAATTTTTCTACAGCTCAACGAATAGCTGATGTCATCAATGGTAATTTTGGTTATACACCTCAAGGTTCTTACTATGCTGAAGCAGTTGATGCTGGTCAAATAGATATTAAAGTGCCTAAATATTATAAAGAGAAAGTTGTTAAATTTGTTTCTAGAATCGGTCAACTATCAGTTCGTCCTGATACTGAAGCAAAAGTAATCATTAATGAAAGAACAGGAACAATTGTAATGGGACATAATGTTCGTTTATCAAAGGTTTCAGTTGCTCATGGAAATTTAACAGTTACTATTTCAACCCAAGAGAATGTTTCACAACCAAATCCTCTTGCTGAAGGAGAGACAGCAGTAACTGAAGATACCAATGTTGATGTTACAGAAGAAGATAGTAGATTGATGGTATTACCTAAAGGATCTAGTATTTTTGATGTAGTTAAAGCTTTAAATGCTGTTGGAGCCACACCAAGAGATATTATTGCTATTTTACAAGCTGTAAAAGAATCTGGAGCTTTACATGCTAAATTAGAAATTATGTAA
- a CDS encoding SpoIVB peptidase S55 domain-containing protein — MRTTLKVMAILVLFITLSNIAVAKTEIMPLSDIRPGMKGVGKTVLRGTEIEDFNVEVISILKDQQPGQDLILVKTSGDVIKRTGGIASGMSGSPIYIDGKLIGAIGYGWQLADHKIGMVTPIQSMIDIFSLTKHNKDDNKTINLNSPIKIGNKTYNKIYFSSNNKKVKGSDALIARPVSTPLTVSGLNGRAKERLVETFKDYNITPVNGGSLAYLDGDTELKPGSAVAAQLVRGDINVSAIGTLTYREGNKILAFGHPFLAKGNSNYLLSSAYIHQMITSIKMPFKIGSPGKLKGVINQDRTAGIAGKIGEFPNVVPLEINVTDNDLDRSKTYNLQIIQNEELIEGLASSAVLQAIDSTIDRTGEGTSKVSIEIMGNKVPTDIVKVENLYYSPNDIAASSLADFLQGLSLILHNPFNKVELANIKFNIEIEKDAKVALIEEIKLNKKEAAPGEEVEAEITLRPYRNELITKKVKFKIPEDTESTNLEVHVFSGQEANLNQMAPQEEEKKSKANNIKTLEELIEVYQSQKKNNQLVVELRPTYTPSADVDNNIKEVNKEHESKKDKEEKKKVREDKDSREPKKEIFNDLDEEVVDTNYVLEGSLMEEIKVKIEE; from the coding sequence TTGCGAACAACCTTAAAGGTAATGGCTATATTGGTACTATTTATTACATTATCTAATATAGCTGTAGCAAAAACAGAAATCATGCCATTATCAGATATTAGACCTGGAATGAAAGGAGTAGGTAAGACAGTTTTAAGGGGAACTGAAATTGAAGATTTTAACGTTGAGGTTATAAGTATTCTAAAAGACCAACAGCCAGGTCAAGATTTAATTTTGGTAAAGACAAGTGGAGATGTTATTAAGAGAACTGGTGGAATTGCATCAGGAATGAGTGGTAGTCCTATTTATATTGATGGAAAGTTAATTGGAGCTATAGGTTATGGATGGCAATTAGCAGACCATAAGATTGGTATGGTAACTCCAATTCAGAGTATGATTGATATCTTTTCATTAACTAAGCATAATAAAGATGATAATAAGACAATTAATTTAAATAGCCCAATAAAAATAGGAAATAAAACTTATAATAAAATATATTTTTCTAGTAATAATAAAAAGGTCAAAGGTTCAGATGCTTTAATAGCTAGACCAGTATCGACACCTTTAACAGTCAGTGGTTTAAACGGAAGAGCTAAAGAGAGGTTAGTTGAAACTTTCAAAGATTATAATATTACTCCTGTTAATGGAGGATCCTTAGCTTATCTAGATGGTGATACAGAATTAAAGCCTGGTAGTGCAGTAGCAGCACAGCTAGTTAGAGGAGATATTAATGTTTCAGCTATTGGTACTTTAACTTATCGGGAAGGAAATAAAATTTTAGCCTTTGGTCATCCGTTTTTAGCCAAAGGAAATAGTAATTATCTTCTATCTTCAGCCTATATTCACCAAATGATTACAAGTATAAAGATGCCTTTTAAAATTGGATCACCAGGTAAATTAAAAGGAGTTATTAATCAAGATAGAACTGCTGGAATCGCTGGTAAAATAGGTGAATTTCCAAATGTAGTTCCTTTAGAGATTAATGTGACTGATAATGATTTGGATAGGAGTAAGACTTATAACTTACAAATTATACAAAATGAAGAATTAATAGAAGGGTTAGCTTCTTCGGCAGTATTACAAGCAATTGATAGTACAATTGATCGTACAGGAGAGGGTACTTCGAAAGTAAGTATAGAAATCATGGGAAATAAGGTGCCAACTGATATTGTTAAGGTGGAAAACCTTTATTATAGTCCTAATGATATAGCTGCCTCATCATTAGCTGATTTTCTACAAGGGCTAAGTTTGATTTTGCATAATCCTTTTAATAAAGTAGAATTAGCTAATATTAAATTTAATATTGAAATTGAAAAGGATGCTAAGGTAGCTTTAATTGAGGAAATTAAATTGAATAAAAAAGAAGCTGCTCCTGGAGAAGAAGTAGAGGCTGAAATTACTTTAAGACCTTATCGGAATGAATTGATAACTAAGAAGGTTAAATTTAAGATACCAGAGGATACAGAAAGTACTAACTTAGAAGTCCATGTTTTTAGTGGTCAAGAGGCTAATTTAAACCAAATGGCCCCTCAAGAAGAAGAAAAGAAGTCTAAAGCGAACAATATTAAAACTTTAGAGGAACTTATAGAGGTTTATCAAAGTCAAAAGAAGAATAATCAGTTAGTAGTGGAATTAAGACCAACTTATACTCCTTCAGCTGATGTAGATAATAATATTAAAGAAGTAAATAAAGAGCATGAAAGCAAGAAAGATAAGGAAGAGAAGAAAAAAGTAAGAGAAGATAAAGATAGTAGAGAGCCAAAAAAAGAGATTTTTAATGACTTGGATGAAGAAGTAGTAGATACTAATTATGTTTTGGAAGGCTCCTTAATGGAAGAGATTAAAGTTAAAATAGAAGAGTAA
- a CDS encoding translocation/assembly module TamB domain-containing protein, whose translation MILKVLQSKKVKIIFIGLVVIFSLSLYLLYLNNESLLEKAKYKIIASLEEELNTKIKVDNIAVKGLNKVVISDVSIKDSYSNKLLETKKVEISYNVINLILKAFNPLDSIERITIKNPKILIQQKEDWNYSFLINKGSQKENNSSYNINFPIYIEDGKLNYKTAKLKEELININGKFILGDSFLFDFKTKLSSLSDEELELKGTIKDDSYKGQVLFDKVNLGELKKKLNYSKLDGISLVGDLNGVAKFEGDFAKDPDYSIAIILNNGSINKDKTEIKDVKGNLGINRYGIKINQLSAKYKDLPIIVKGEIFNWNNSQLNLEYGIKKFSMEKIKELFADDELEAEGYAEVNGTIKGTVNNPNITGQLSMGEGHISGIDINNLDSDFYYKDKVINLEKLSLGYGQGIVSGSGTITFDDGINYIFSTKVNGVNVSSINSFFDDNIETMGSLSGNAMISGIGIDKNKLNILGNISVKDGSIKDYNFNNLESNFWLTDGKLSLNNLEVTRPDSTANLAGVVSLNGELNLSVQADNIILKDLKEIHGLDSLKGALSVDGEIKGNLNNPIVKGQFNLADLRYKEINLDEAFGKINLIDNILYLEDIALPSLSSNLSGNINFQSNLSKIVLDTDTIKADKLLGSLNIDLPISGIVKGRTIITSIYPRLSLEGNLILNGGTIFEQNFDQADLNFAYQDGDFIINNSKIKYNNDILVADGSYSNKRVEVDFISNDLTLSNINYYNFNSLGIVGSAKVEGRVYGPISKLKVAGKLNSDNIKVNANSIGNLSAKINYKEDNLYLTDLILEDEDNYYKIDGSLNLKDKLINSLLVNVKEGNLSYINQFLPLNLDLPYGVVGQVRANGTFSRPILNLDLHVSNDQGIGYLDLKGDYDTKGIVDLDLLAKEFNFTPINNLELLPYNLGGKINLTGKATGNINSLNLDSNIKIIDGMLDEFNYEELTGELKLSDGRKVVIDQLLRVKGNNIVKAKGKVPLIPEEGFDLNVELVEGNLSLLPLVLDDIESASGKGKANIHVGGSLKKPILTGKAEIISGNISYPKLLDRDIKNLSGKINLTNKEISLGNVKGDYGEGDFSLEGSINLEGFRPKDYNLEFIGNDIFFEHGFWKGYNDAEIEIKGPFNEPLIKGQLLVRDTNLDLSFDWPMSDKKGDSLISPKFDIEIIPGKNVRIGNNNIDILIQTGVLNLRSGEQGIELTGQLDSGNGQVNYYNTEFELETGTANFMKYSLIPNLKIKATTQIDDTTIYLNLDGLATQMDFNLSSKPELTEDEIITLLTHQGSIKNFLEKDYQGALVSEVWRLIDEELQIELISKVEESFEKSLNLDQFRIKSILSGEPRIELNKFITDNLMLKYKQTFGIEEEQTYGFEYHFSEGFDKLRFDGYYNNKGEYKLGLETTIPF comes from the coding sequence ATGATATTAAAAGTTTTACAGTCTAAAAAAGTAAAGATTATATTTATAGGATTAGTAGTTATATTTTCTTTATCTTTATATTTACTGTATTTAAACAACGAATCGTTATTAGAAAAAGCTAAGTATAAGATTATTGCAAGTCTAGAAGAAGAGTTGAATACAAAGATAAAAGTAGATAATATTGCAGTTAAAGGACTTAATAAAGTAGTTATTAGCGATGTATCTATTAAGGATAGTTATTCTAATAAGTTATTAGAAACTAAAAAAGTTGAAATTAGTTATAATGTTATCAATCTAATTTTAAAAGCCTTTAACCCTTTAGATAGTATTGAAAGGATAACTATTAAAAATCCTAAGATATTAATTCAGCAAAAAGAAGATTGGAATTATTCCTTTTTAATTAATAAGGGAAGCCAAAAAGAAAATAATTCTAGTTATAATATTAATTTTCCTATTTATATAGAAGACGGTAAATTAAATTACAAGACGGCTAAATTAAAAGAAGAGCTTATAAATATTAATGGTAAGTTTATCTTAGGAGACTCTTTTCTCTTTGATTTCAAAACTAAATTATCATCTCTATCAGATGAAGAATTAGAATTAAAGGGAACAATTAAAGATGATAGTTATAAAGGACAGGTTCTTTTTGATAAAGTTAATTTAGGTGAGTTAAAAAAGAAACTAAATTATTCAAAATTAGATGGAATCAGTTTGGTAGGTGATTTGAACGGAGTTGCTAAGTTTGAAGGGGATTTTGCTAAAGATCCCGATTACTCTATTGCTATTATTCTAAATAATGGCAGCATCAATAAAGATAAGACTGAGATAAAAGATGTTAAAGGCAATTTGGGTATTAATAGGTATGGGATAAAAATTAATCAACTTTCTGCAAAATATAAGGATTTACCCATAATAGTTAAAGGGGAGATCTTTAATTGGAATAATTCACAACTCAACTTAGAATATGGTATTAAGAAGTTTTCTATGGAGAAAATTAAAGAATTATTTGCAGATGATGAGTTAGAGGCTGAAGGCTATGCTGAGGTTAATGGTACTATCAAAGGTACAGTTAATAACCCTAATATAACAGGCCAACTTTCAATGGGAGAAGGACATATATCAGGTATTGATATAAATAATTTAGATAGTGATTTTTATTATAAGGATAAGGTAATTAATCTAGAAAAGTTAAGTTTGGGATATGGACAAGGTATTGTTAGTGGTAGTGGAACAATTACTTTTGATGATGGAATTAATTATATTTTTTCTACTAAGGTCAATGGAGTTAATGTTTCATCTATTAACTCATTTTTCGATGATAATATAGAAACAATGGGCTCTCTTAGTGGTAATGCTATGATCTCTGGTATTGGGATAGATAAGAATAAATTAAATATCTTAGGAAATATATCAGTAAAAGATGGTTCAATAAAAGATTATAATTTTAACAACTTAGAAAGTAACTTTTGGCTGACTGATGGTAAATTGTCATTAAATAATTTAGAAGTTACTAGACCAGATAGTACTGCTAATTTAGCAGGGGTAGTTAGTTTAAATGGTGAGCTGAATTTATCTGTTCAAGCTGATAATATAATACTAAAAGATTTAAAAGAAATTCATGGTTTAGATTCATTAAAGGGAGCTTTGAGTGTAGATGGAGAAATAAAAGGAAATTTAAATAACCCTATAGTAAAGGGTCAATTTAATCTGGCTGATTTAAGATATAAGGAAATTAATCTAGATGAAGCCTTTGGAAAAATAAATTTAATTGATAATATACTCTATTTAGAAGATATTGCTTTGCCCTCTTTATCTAGTAATTTATCTGGAAATATAAACTTCCAATCTAATTTATCGAAGATTGTGTTGGATACAGATACAATTAAAGCCGATAAATTATTAGGTAGTTTAAATATAGATCTGCCTATTTCTGGTATAGTTAAGGGGAGAACTATAATTACTTCTATATATCCAAGATTGTCTCTTGAAGGTAATCTTATCCTCAATGGAGGTACTATCTTTGAGCAGAATTTTGATCAAGCTGATTTGAACTTTGCTTATCAAGATGGGGATTTTATTATTAATAATTCTAAAATAAAGTATAATAATGATATTTTAGTTGCTGATGGAAGTTATTCTAATAAAAGAGTTGAAGTTGATTTTATTAGTAATGATTTAACTTTATCTAATATTAACTATTATAATTTTAATTCATTAGGCATAGTAGGTTCAGCGAAAGTAGAAGGTAGAGTATATGGACCAATTTCTAAACTAAAGGTTGCTGGAAAATTAAATAGTGATAACATCAAAGTTAATGCTAATTCAATAGGAAATCTTTCTGCAAAAATAAACTATAAAGAAGATAATCTATATTTGACTGATTTAATATTAGAAGATGAAGATAATTATTATAAGATAGATGGGAGTTTAAATCTAAAGGATAAATTAATTAATAGTTTATTGGTAAATGTAAAAGAAGGGAATTTATCTTATATAAATCAATTTCTCCCTTTGAATTTAGATTTACCTTATGGTGTTGTAGGTCAAGTTAGAGCAAATGGTACTTTTAGTAGGCCTATTTTAAATCTAGATCTACATGTCTCAAATGATCAAGGGATAGGTTATTTAGATCTCAAGGGAGATTATGATACTAAAGGTATAGTTGATTTGGATCTCTTAGCTAAGGAATTTAATTTTACTCCAATTAATAATTTGGAGTTACTTCCTTATAATCTAGGAGGAAAGATTAATTTAACAGGAAAAGCCACTGGTAATATTAATTCTTTGAACCTAGATTCAAATATAAAAATTATTGATGGTATGTTAGATGAATTTAATTATGAAGAGTTAACTGGTGAATTAAAGCTAAGTGATGGAAGAAAAGTGGTTATTGATCAGTTATTAAGGGTTAAAGGAAATAATATTGTAAAAGCTAAAGGGAAGGTGCCATTAATTCCAGAAGAAGGATTTGATTTAAATGTTGAATTAGTAGAAGGAAATTTAAGCTTATTACCATTGGTGTTAGATGATATTGAATCTGCATCAGGAAAAGGGAAAGCTAATATCCATGTGGGAGGAAGCTTAAAAAAACCTATTTTAACTGGAAAGGCAGAAATCATTTCTGGTAATATATCTTATCCAAAATTACTAGATAGGGATATAAAGAATCTTTCAGGAAAAATTAATTTAACAAATAAAGAGATAAGTCTAGGCAATGTTAAGGGGGATTATGGAGAAGGAGACTTCAGCTTAGAAGGTTCTATTAATTTAGAAGGTTTTAGGCCTAAAGATTATAACCTAGAGTTTATAGGAAATGATATCTTCTTTGAACATGGTTTTTGGAAAGGTTATAATGATGCAGAAATTGAAATTAAAGGGCCTTTTAATGAACCTTTAATAAAAGGACAATTATTAGTAAGAGATACTAATTTAGACCTGTCATTTGACTGGCCAATGTCAGATAAAAAAGGTGATAGTTTGATTAGTCCTAAATTTGATATAGAAATTATTCCTGGGAAAAATGTAAGAATAGGTAACAATAATATAGATATTTTAATTCAGACTGGAGTTTTAAATCTAAGAAGTGGTGAACAAGGAATTGAGTTAACAGGACAATTAGATTCTGGTAATGGGCAAGTTAATTATTACAATACAGAGTTTGAATTGGAGACTGGTACTGCTAACTTTATGAAATATAGCTTAATTCCTAACTTAAAGATTAAAGCAACTACTCAAATAGATGATACTACAATTTATTTGAACTTAGATGGATTAGCAACTCAAATGGATTTCAATCTTTCTTCTAAGCCTGAGTTAACTGAAGATGAAATTATAACACTGTTAACTCACCAAGGTAGTATTAAAAACTTCTTGGAAAAAGATTATCAAGGAGCATTAGTAAGTGAGGTCTGGAGATTGATTGATGAGGAATTACAAATAGAATTAATCTCTAAAGTTGAAGAATCTTTTGAGAAGTCCTTAAATTTAGATCAATTTAGGATAAAGTCTATTTTAAGTGGTGAGCCAAGAATAGAATTGAATAAATTTATAACTGATAACTTAATGTTGAAATATAAACAAACATTTGGTATAGAAGAAGAACAAACCTATGGTTTTGAGTATCATTTTAGTGAAGGATTTGATAAACTAAGATTTGATGGCTATTACAACAATAAAGGTGAGTATAAATTAGGATTGGAAACAACAATACCGTTCTAA
- the flgA gene encoding flagellar basal body P-ring formation chaperone FlgA encodes MKNKSVIISLLLLIILITAGALANSFSISIPYKVKVRSMNIKLSEIAYISGEDEFKENVSSISLGQAPLPGYKRVIYREEVIYALKNRGYNLSKVRLDIPYQFTVIADYKRVSINRLIDVGKDYIYSSGSYSKEKLEVEVINPPQKLMVPHGNLKLEVGDFYQGDLIGTITMPIKLIVNDKLYKRIYLQYKVQVLQEVLVAKKNLERGQLISRDDFRIEEILVDTPNSQYISTNTNLDAKIMKISLGAGRPLLSRMVEFPPLVERWEEVQIIARIGGVEVVTLGKARQSGRLGERIKVQNMHSKKIITAEIIAKNKVKVLIH; translated from the coding sequence ATGAAAAATAAGTCAGTTATTATTAGTTTGCTTCTGCTAATCATTCTTATAACTGCCGGGGCTTTAGCTAATAGCTTTAGTATTAGTATTCCTTATAAAGTAAAGGTTAGGAGTATGAATATAAAGTTAAGTGAAATAGCTTACATAAGTGGTGAAGATGAATTTAAAGAGAATGTTAGTTCAATTTCTTTAGGTCAAGCTCCTTTGCCTGGCTATAAGAGGGTTATTTATCGAGAAGAAGTGATTTATGCTTTAAAAAATCGAGGTTATAATTTATCTAAGGTACGCTTGGATATTCCCTATCAATTTACAGTAATTGCTGATTATAAAAGAGTATCTATTAATAGATTGATTGATGTAGGTAAAGATTATATATATAGTTCAGGATCATATAGTAAGGAAAAGCTTGAGGTGGAAGTTATAAATCCACCTCAAAAACTAATGGTTCCTCATGGTAATTTGAAGTTAGAAGTAGGAGATTTTTATCAAGGGGACTTAATAGGTACTATAACTATGCCTATAAAGTTAATAGTTAATGATAAACTTTATAAGAGGATATATCTTCAGTATAAAGTTCAGGTCTTACAGGAAGTTTTGGTAGCTAAAAAAAATCTTGAACGAGGACAGCTTATTAGTCGAGATGACTTTAGAATAGAAGAGATATTAGTAGATACACCTAACAGCCAATATATAAGTACAAATACTAATTTAGATGCTAAGATAATGAAGATCTCCTTGGGAGCAGGAAGACCTTTATTAAGTAGAATGGTTGAATTTCCACCATTAGTTGAAAGGTGGGAAGAAGTACAGATTATTGCTAGAATCGGTGGAGTTGAAGTTGTAACTCTAGGTAAAGCGAGACAAAGTGGCCGCCTAGGTGAAAGGATTAAAGTTCAAAATATGCATAGCAAGAAGATTATTACAGCTGAAATTATAGCTAAGAATAAGGTTAAGGTTTTAATTCATTAA
- the flgG gene encoding flagellar basal-body rod protein FlgG, protein MIRSLWSAATGMRAQQLNMDVISNNLSNVNTTGFKKSRVSFQDLMYQTLKSAGAPNNQGSQIPTGIEVGLGVRPAATQKLFGGSSLKSTENPLDMAIEGNGFFQVLLPDGTSGYTRDGSFKLDSSGQLVTSDGYLLQPPITIPANASDITINQEGSVYYKEPGNDDFQEAGQIELTSFANPAGLESIGQNIFKSTAASGQPMYGLPAQEGYGSIAQSYLETSNVKVVEEMVDMISAQRAYEINSKAIKASDEMLQQANSLRR, encoded by the coding sequence ATGATTAGATCGCTATGGAGTGCTGCAACTGGTATGAGAGCTCAACAACTTAATATGGATGTTATCTCTAATAATCTATCTAATGTTAATACTACTGGTTTTAAAAAGAGCCGTGTAAGTTTCCAAGATTTAATGTATCAAACTTTAAAGAGTGCAGGAGCACCTAATAATCAAGGATCACAGATTCCTACAGGAATAGAAGTTGGGCTTGGAGTGCGCCCTGCTGCTACCCAAAAATTATTTGGCGGATCAAGTTTAAAAAGCACAGAGAATCCTTTAGATATGGCAATTGAAGGTAATGGATTCTTCCAAGTGTTATTACCTGATGGGACAAGTGGTTATACTAGAGATGGGTCTTTTAAATTAGATAGTAGTGGTCAATTGGTAACTTCAGATGGATACTTATTACAACCACCTATTACTATCCCAGCTAATGCATCCGATATAACTATTAATCAAGAAGGATCAGTATATTATAAAGAACCAGGAAATGATGATTTTCAAGAGGCTGGGCAGATTGAGTTAACTTCTTTTGCAAATCCTGCTGGACTTGAGAGTATAGGACAAAATATATTTAAGAGTACAGCTGCTTCTGGACAACCTATGTATGGCTTGCCAGCTCAAGAAGGATATGGATCTATTGCTCAAAGTTATTTAGAAACTTCAAATGTTAAAGTAGTAGAAGAGATGGTAGATATGATTTCAGCACAACGAGCTTATGAAATCAATTCTAAAGCAATTAAAGCTTCTGATGAGATGTTACAACAAGCAAATTCACTAAGAAGATAG
- a CDS encoding flagellar basal body L-ring protein FlgH, which yields MNQRLFLRYTLLFFLALFMISTNVQSASLWNNSKSIYSDRSAHQIGDLITIIIEETTSASQQASTDASQSSQVSVGAGSGILDFIKAFGVNESDNNSATGVTSRSGNLSSKVTVEIVDILENGNFKIQGNKEITVNDEQQRVNLTGVIRPEDITAENTVDSTYVANVKINYHGEGSVGDKQKPGIISRILNWLF from the coding sequence ATGAATCAGAGATTATTTTTAAGATATACATTACTTTTTTTCTTGGCGTTATTTATGATAAGTACGAATGTTCAGTCTGCATCCTTATGGAATAATTCTAAGTCTATATATTCTGATAGAAGTGCTCATCAGATTGGTGATTTAATAACTATAATTATTGAGGAGACCACTAGTGCTAGTCAGCAGGCTAGTACTGATGCATCCCAAAGTAGTCAAGTGAGTGTAGGGGCTGGAAGTGGTATTTTAGATTTTATTAAGGCCTTTGGAGTTAATGAAAGTGATAATAATAGTGCTACAGGAGTAACAAGTAGAAGTGGTAATCTATCTAGTAAGGTGACAGTAGAGATTGTTGATATTTTAGAAAATGGTAATTTTAAAATTCAAGGAAATAAAGAAATTACTGTAAATGATGAACAGCAAAGAGTTAATCTTACTGGAGTAATTAGACCTGAAGATATAACTGCTGAAAATACAGTTGATTCAACCTATGTTGCTAATGTAAAAATTAATTATCATGGAGAGGGATCAGTTGGTGATAAGCAGAAACCAGGGATTATTAGTCGGATACTTAATTGGTTATTCTAG
- a CDS encoding flagellar hook-basal body protein, with protein sequence MIRGLYTSAAGMENALLKNNTISNNLANINTTGYKKQLTIEKSFANKLLNKINHNVKTIGKIGSGVGIDRMSNDFSAGAFKETNNTLDLAIKGEGFFTIQTPQGVRYTRNGNFTINNQRQVVTQDGYLVRGESGIIQIPDKGEIHIDGNQLIVNDRVIDKIQISSFSNKSGLIREGSALFKRGPESGNIFNATGQIVQGFLENSNVNPIQEMAKMIDNTRIYEADQKVLKANNETLGKAVNEVGKV encoded by the coding sequence ATGATAAGAGGTTTGTATACATCTGCTGCTGGGATGGAGAATGCTTTATTAAAAAATAATACTATTTCCAATAATTTAGCTAATATTAATACAACAGGTTATAAAAAGCAATTAACTATAGAAAAGTCATTTGCCAACAAACTACTTAATAAGATCAATCACAATGTAAAGACTATTGGTAAAATTGGTAGTGGGGTAGGAATAGATAGAATGTCTAATGATTTTAGTGCAGGGGCTTTTAAAGAAACAAATAATACTTTAGATTTAGCAATTAAAGGTGAAGGTTTCTTTACTATTCAAACTCCTCAAGGTGTTAGATATACCCGAAACGGAAACTTTACAATTAATAATCAAAGGCAAGTTGTGACTCAAGATGGTTACTTAGTTAGAGGAGAAAGTGGTATAATACAAATACCAGATAAAGGTGAGATTCATATAGATGGTAATCAATTAATTGTTAATGATAGAGTTATAGATAAAATTCAAATTTCAAGCTTTTCTAATAAATCAGGATTAATTAGAGAAGGTAGTGCATTATTTAAAAGAGGACCAGAGTCTGGAAATATTTTTAATGCAACTGGTCAAATAGTACAAGGATTTTTGGAAAATTCAAATGTTAATCCTATTCAAGAGATGGCAAAAATGATTGATAATACTCGTATATATGAAGCAGATCAGAAAGTTTTGAAAGCAAATAATGAGACTTTAGGTAAAGCAGTTAATGAAGTTGGTAAAGTTTAA
- a CDS encoding rod-binding protein: MKINFDLSLNKLATSQSDLKKSEQKFKDYLSKQVNNKDNSAEDQELKAVSKQLESVFLNMMFKQMRKSVVKSDLLDSGLSREIFEDMYYNKVAESASKRNELGLAKLVYQQLSNKL; this comes from the coding sequence ATGAAAATAAATTTTGATTTATCCTTAAATAAATTAGCAACAAGTCAGTCAGATCTAAAAAAGTCAGAACAAAAATTTAAAGATTATCTATCTAAACAGGTTAATAATAAAGATAATAGTGCAGAAGATCAAGAACTAAAAGCGGTAAGTAAACAGCTTGAATCTGTTTTTTTAAATATGATGTTTAAGCAGATGAGAAAGTCAGTAGTCAAGTCTGATCTCTTAGATAGTGGTTTAAGCCGTGAAATTTTTGAGGATATGTATTATAACAAGGTAGCAGAATCAGCTTCTAAGAGAAATGAATTGGGGTTAGCAAAGTTAGTTTATCAACAATTAAGTAATAAATTATAA